The following are from one region of the Sandaracinus amylolyticus genome:
- a CDS encoding sensor histidine kinase produces MRDDVAPAARARFVGAGTIIATIVVVVLAGVSGALASSTTWLPLLVAVSAAYLAIATAGMAWAERNEPQRPAQMLALQVPLVVATIALSEGRAYLVAMPLVSMAVLFLRLRHAIALVVALVAVFAVIITRSLSLSGAAQATVGFASASAFVVVFSQLMRREREARAEVERLHDRLADYVTQVEELATTKERNRIAREVHDGLGHTLTVASVQLQAARTRIEDREVDERLERVQHILRDGLGELRRSVSMLRVSPSSPQAFARAIAELVEGSRAPDLAVELVTEGAPRTLPGAIGFTLYRAAQEALTNVRRHARARRATVRLVYEPERVVLSIADDGVGTDALALGHGLTGLRERVALGGGTVEFETAAGEGLTVRVEVPA; encoded by the coding sequence GTGCGGGACGACGTGGCACCGGCGGCGCGCGCCCGCTTCGTGGGCGCGGGCACGATCATCGCGACCATCGTGGTGGTCGTGCTCGCGGGCGTGTCGGGCGCGCTCGCGTCGAGCACGACGTGGCTCCCGCTGCTGGTCGCGGTGAGCGCGGCCTACCTCGCGATCGCGACCGCCGGCATGGCGTGGGCGGAGCGCAACGAGCCGCAGCGCCCCGCACAGATGCTCGCGCTGCAGGTCCCGCTGGTCGTCGCGACGATCGCGCTGAGCGAGGGACGCGCGTACCTCGTCGCGATGCCGCTCGTGAGCATGGCCGTGCTCTTCCTGCGGCTGCGCCACGCGATCGCGCTGGTCGTCGCGCTCGTCGCGGTGTTCGCGGTGATCATCACGCGATCGCTCTCGCTCTCCGGCGCGGCGCAGGCGACGGTCGGGTTCGCATCGGCGTCCGCTTTCGTCGTCGTGTTCTCGCAGCTCATGCGGCGCGAGCGCGAGGCGCGCGCGGAGGTCGAGCGCCTCCACGATCGGCTCGCCGACTACGTGACGCAGGTCGAGGAGCTCGCGACGACGAAGGAGCGCAACCGCATCGCGCGCGAGGTGCACGACGGGCTCGGCCACACGCTCACCGTCGCGAGCGTGCAGCTCCAGGCGGCGCGTACGCGCATCGAGGATCGCGAGGTCGACGAGCGGCTCGAGCGCGTGCAGCACATCCTGCGCGACGGGCTCGGCGAGCTGCGGCGATCGGTGTCGATGCTGCGGGTGTCCCCCTCGAGCCCGCAGGCGTTCGCGCGGGCGATCGCCGAGCTCGTCGAGGGCTCGCGCGCGCCCGATCTCGCGGTGGAGCTCGTGACCGAGGGCGCACCGCGCACGCTGCCGGGCGCGATCGGGTTCACGCTCTATCGCGCGGCGCAGGAGGCGCTCACGAACGTGCGTCGTCACGCGCGCGCGCGGCGCGCGACGGTGCGCCTCGTGTACGAGCCCGAGCGAGTGGTGCTGAGCATCGCGGACGACGGCGTGGGCACCGACGCGCTCGCGCTCGGACATGGCCTCACCGGGCTGCGCGAGCGCGTGGCGCTCGGCGGAGGGACCGTCGAATTCGAGACCGCCGCGGGCGAGGGGCTCACCGTGCGCGTGGAGGTGCCGGCGTGA
- a CDS encoding DUF998 domain-containing protein, with protein MSTLSVPTLARSSQALIVASFVTVVALHLADATLIGSTGATLAYDGRLNFLSELARTDLGPAMTSVFVVLGLASALSALGMHRSERVREARWVAGVAIVFVLLALLPTDLRDFRGAINASTCGDPSRIEPCTWVGRAHDVLPNVLFALIGLTWWELRRSRAIAWAPAVQAGRVCGAIALVLLIAAEVYLRVALPEAPIWVGLTQKAVVAPALVWFALVNETLVRASAPSIAVRALAA; from the coding sequence ATGAGCACACTCTCGGTCCCGACGCTCGCGCGCAGCAGCCAGGCGCTGATCGTCGCTTCCTTCGTCACCGTCGTCGCGCTGCACCTCGCGGATGCGACGCTCATCGGCTCGACGGGCGCGACGCTCGCGTACGACGGCCGGCTCAACTTCCTGAGCGAGCTCGCGCGCACCGACCTCGGCCCGGCGATGACGAGCGTGTTCGTCGTGCTCGGGCTCGCCTCGGCGCTCAGCGCGCTCGGGATGCATCGCAGCGAGCGCGTGCGAGAGGCGCGATGGGTCGCGGGCGTCGCGATCGTGTTCGTGCTGCTCGCGCTCCTGCCGACCGACCTCCGAGACTTCCGCGGCGCGATCAACGCCAGCACCTGCGGTGATCCCTCGCGCATCGAGCCGTGCACCTGGGTCGGCCGCGCGCACGACGTGCTGCCGAACGTGCTCTTCGCGCTGATCGGGCTGACGTGGTGGGAGCTGCGTCGCTCGCGCGCGATCGCGTGGGCGCCCGCGGTGCAGGCCGGGCGTGTGTGCGGCGCGATCGCGCTCGTGCTGCTGATCGCGGCGGAGGTGTACCTGCGGGTGGCGCTCCCCGAGGCGCCGATCTGGGTGGGGCTCACGCAGAAGGCGGTCGTCGCGCCTGCGCTCGTGTGGTTCGCGCTGGTGAACGAGACGCTGGTGCGCGCGTCGGCGCCGTCGATCGCGGTGCGCGCGCTCGCTGCGTGA
- the tdh gene encoding L-threonine 3-dehydrogenase → MKALIKARREPGIWMGEAEIPEVGPNDVKIQITKTAICGTDIHIYNWDEWAQKTIPVPMHVGHEYVGKIVELGSHVRGFEVGDRVSGEGHITCGYCRNCRAGKRHLCRNTVGVGVNRAGAFAEYLVIPAVNAFKLPDDVGDDVAAFLDPLGNAAHTALSFDLVGEDVLITGAGPIGCMAVAIAKHVGARHVVISDVNEYRLDLARKMGATRAVDVRKEKLVDVMRDLRMTEGFDVGLEMSGNGQAFRDMLTVMNHGGRVAILGIPPGDTSIDWNQVIFKGLVMKGIYGREMFETWYKMIAMLQSGLDVTPVLTHRYRVDEYQEAFEVMRSGRSGKIVLDWVA, encoded by the coding sequence ATGAAAGCGTTGATCAAGGCCCGTCGTGAGCCCGGCATCTGGATGGGCGAGGCCGAGATCCCCGAGGTCGGCCCCAACGACGTGAAGATCCAGATCACCAAGACGGCGATCTGCGGGACCGACATCCACATCTACAACTGGGACGAGTGGGCCCAGAAGACGATCCCGGTCCCGATGCACGTGGGCCACGAGTACGTCGGCAAGATCGTCGAGCTCGGCTCGCACGTGCGCGGCTTCGAGGTCGGTGATCGCGTCAGCGGCGAAGGCCACATCACGTGCGGCTACTGCCGCAACTGCCGCGCGGGCAAGCGTCACCTCTGCCGCAACACCGTCGGCGTCGGCGTGAACCGCGCGGGCGCGTTCGCCGAGTACCTCGTCATCCCCGCGGTCAACGCGTTCAAGCTCCCCGACGACGTGGGCGACGACGTCGCGGCGTTCCTCGATCCGCTCGGCAACGCGGCGCACACCGCGCTCTCGTTCGACCTCGTCGGCGAGGACGTGCTCATCACCGGCGCGGGCCCGATCGGCTGCATGGCGGTCGCGATCGCGAAGCACGTCGGCGCGCGCCACGTCGTCATCAGCGACGTGAACGAGTACCGCCTCGACCTCGCGCGCAAGATGGGCGCGACGCGCGCGGTCGACGTGCGCAAGGAGAAGCTCGTCGACGTGATGCGCGACCTGCGCATGACCGAGGGCTTCGACGTCGGCCTCGAGATGAGCGGCAACGGCCAGGCCTTCCGCGACATGCTCACGGTGATGAACCACGGTGGTCGCGTGGCGATCCTCGGCATCCCGCCGGGCGACACGTCGATCGACTGGAACCAGGTCATCTTCAAGGGCCTCGTGATGAAGGGCATCTACGGCCGCGAGATGTTCGAGACCTGGTACAAGATGATCGCGATGCTCCAGAGCGGGCTCGACGTCACGCCGGTGCTCACGCACCGCTATCGCGTCGACGAGTACCAGGAAGCGTTCGAGGTCATGCGCTCCGGTCGCTCGGGCAAGATCGTGCTCGACTGGGTAGCCTGA
- a CDS encoding TerC family protein — MDFSGIDTPDTWIALLSLAAMEIVLGIDNIVFITILTGRLPPEQRARTARIGIFLALFLRIALLFTITWIMSLTNVLGHVLGVAITGKSLILISGGLFLVAKAVTELHKKIDGHDETPVGTSGRATRAASVVILQILALDLVFSLDSVITAVGMVEPDEIWVMVVAVISAVIVMLVGAQPIGAFVSRHPTIKVLALSFLILIGVMLIAEGFGQHIPKGYIYFSIAFALAVELVNMRVRKAQPAGE; from the coding sequence ATGGATTTCAGCGGCATCGACACGCCCGACACCTGGATCGCGCTGCTCTCCCTCGCGGCGATGGAGATCGTCCTCGGGATCGACAACATCGTGTTCATCACGATCCTGACCGGTCGGCTCCCACCGGAGCAGCGCGCGCGCACCGCGCGCATCGGCATCTTCCTCGCGCTCTTCCTGCGCATCGCGCTGCTCTTCACGATCACCTGGATCATGTCGCTCACGAACGTGCTCGGTCACGTGCTCGGCGTGGCGATCACGGGCAAGAGCCTGATCCTGATCTCCGGCGGTCTCTTCCTCGTCGCGAAGGCCGTCACCGAGCTCCACAAGAAGATCGACGGCCACGACGAGACGCCGGTCGGCACCAGCGGTCGGGCGACGCGCGCCGCGAGCGTGGTCATCCTGCAGATCCTCGCGCTCGATCTCGTGTTCTCGCTCGACTCGGTCATCACCGCGGTCGGCATGGTCGAGCCCGACGAGATCTGGGTGATGGTGGTCGCGGTGATCTCCGCGGTGATCGTGATGCTCGTCGGCGCCCAGCCGATCGGCGCGTTCGTGTCGCGGCACCCGACGATCAAGGTGCTCGCGCTCTCGTTCCTCATCCTGATCGGCGTGATGCTGATCGCCGAGGGCTTCGGCCAGCACATCCCGAAGGGCTACATCTACTTCTCGATCGCGTTCGCGCTCGCCGTCGAGCTCGTCAACATGCGGGTGCGCAAGGCGCAGCCCGCGGGCGAGTAG
- a CDS encoding response regulator has protein sequence MTRIRVLVVDDQSLFREGLRAVLSVDPELEVVGEASNGEEALRACERLRPDVVLMDMKMPVLDGVAATRRLQVQQPRCKVVVLTTFDDDEVIFEGLRAGAVGYLLKDASTAQLGEAIRAAARGESFLEPSVASKVIAELSRLRARPAAASTLVTARELDVLRYLGRGASNKEIAAALFVTEGTVKNHVTSIFEKLGVTSRTEAAIRAKELGLI, from the coding sequence GTGACGCGCATCCGAGTGCTCGTGGTCGACGATCAGTCGCTCTTCCGCGAGGGGCTGCGCGCGGTGCTCTCGGTCGATCCCGAGCTCGAGGTCGTGGGCGAGGCGTCGAACGGCGAGGAGGCGTTGCGCGCGTGCGAGCGGCTGCGCCCCGACGTCGTGCTGATGGACATGAAGATGCCGGTCCTCGACGGAGTCGCGGCCACGCGTCGCCTCCAGGTGCAGCAGCCGCGCTGCAAGGTCGTCGTGCTCACGACCTTCGACGACGACGAGGTGATCTTCGAGGGCCTGCGCGCGGGCGCGGTCGGCTACCTGCTGAAGGACGCATCGACTGCCCAGCTCGGCGAGGCGATCCGCGCGGCCGCGCGCGGCGAGTCGTTCCTCGAGCCCTCGGTGGCCTCGAAGGTGATCGCCGAGCTCTCGCGCCTGCGCGCGCGCCCGGCCGCCGCGAGCACGCTCGTCACCGCGCGCGAGCTCGACGTGCTGCGCTATCTCGGGCGCGGCGCGTCGAACAAGGAGATCGCGGCAGCGCTCTTCGTCACCGAGGGCACCGTGAAGAACCACGTCACGAGCATCTTCGAGAAGCTCGGCGTGACGAGCCGCACCGAGGCCGCGATCCGCGCCAAGGAGCTCGGTCTGATCTGA
- a CDS encoding efflux RND transporter permease subunit: protein MSEEKEPRLERALGALGRFVSRHASAVVIVLLLSLIPAGWLSMRLAVSASFLDLLPDDELPVRQLDQVLHHARGASDVVIAISTEDRELAERFGRAMIAELQRDQGIQGIGGHVDTEWFRQRQLLFVPERELEDLIARAEEAIDRETMRRSGFDLGLDDEEEDDEGTSELLAEVDRGEERLGRREWVETRDGRYLAVWAFFSGNTGDLEFGRQAWARVRAVADRLRDGERFPRDLEVRYAGGIPSRVEDERALVSDLQIAGAVGFLGVILLIVAALRAPRAIILLAVPLFTGLLWTFAFARLAVGHLNIISGFLFSILSGLGIEYGIHLLHRYRELREEGLPLDRAIEKLVSTTGRALLSGSMTNAGVFAVIAAAQFRGFSEFGLIASVGLLLTLVATLLGMPALLVIGERVAPMKMRAAPDDAKPPLRVPAALRWIVVIAIPIAAIAGATLIARGDVRFDGNWRLLAGDSDATRFGEYLRHQLSGRFNAAVLWVPDDADLPRVEEVIDSVREARTARGEPFDVVEVATLADVFPSPEAQARRAALAQDLGAQLRRIRPAMLDDAGRARLEEGLALVESARPFSLDEMPYSVVGHLLTSDGRGSIVHVRAAETDDADTGVLVAWAAQAREIAAAFVGAGVDAPMLSENWIAGEIFERIAHDGRFLVIGTVLAVFVVLLLDFRRPFAAAAVLSSVLLGVVAMAVGLWLAGVQLNFMNAAILPVCVSISLDNAIHVYHRWREGGPGSIPIVLRHTTMANLLASATNLLGFAALVLTHHAGLRSVAYLAIIGVTSTYLSTTVWFPMVLATIDAWSAKTKRG, encoded by the coding sequence GTGAGCGAGGAGAAGGAGCCGCGGCTCGAGCGCGCGCTGGGTGCGCTCGGTCGCTTCGTGAGCCGGCACGCGAGCGCGGTGGTGATCGTGCTGCTGCTCTCGCTGATCCCGGCGGGGTGGCTCTCGATGCGCCTCGCGGTGAGCGCGTCGTTCCTCGATCTGCTGCCCGACGACGAGCTGCCGGTGCGACAGCTCGACCAGGTGCTGCACCACGCGCGCGGCGCGAGCGACGTCGTGATCGCGATCTCGACCGAGGATCGCGAGCTCGCCGAGCGCTTCGGTCGCGCGATGATCGCGGAGCTCCAGCGCGACCAGGGCATCCAGGGCATCGGCGGTCACGTCGACACCGAGTGGTTCCGCCAGCGGCAGCTGCTCTTCGTGCCGGAGCGCGAGCTCGAGGATCTGATCGCGCGCGCCGAAGAAGCGATCGATCGCGAGACGATGCGCCGCTCGGGGTTCGACCTCGGGCTCGACGACGAAGAGGAAGACGACGAGGGCACGAGCGAGCTGCTCGCGGAGGTCGATCGCGGCGAGGAGCGCCTCGGTCGTCGCGAGTGGGTCGAGACCCGCGACGGTCGGTATCTCGCGGTGTGGGCCTTCTTCTCGGGCAACACCGGCGATCTCGAGTTCGGACGTCAGGCGTGGGCGCGCGTGCGCGCGGTCGCGGATCGACTGCGCGACGGCGAGCGCTTCCCGCGCGATCTCGAGGTGCGCTACGCGGGCGGCATCCCGAGCCGCGTCGAGGACGAGCGCGCGCTCGTGTCCGATCTGCAGATCGCGGGCGCGGTCGGGTTCCTCGGAGTGATCCTGCTGATCGTCGCGGCGCTGCGCGCGCCGCGCGCGATCATCCTGCTCGCGGTGCCGCTCTTCACCGGGCTCTTGTGGACGTTCGCGTTCGCACGGCTCGCGGTCGGGCACCTCAACATCATCAGCGGGTTCCTGTTCTCGATCCTCTCGGGCCTCGGCATCGAGTACGGCATCCACCTGCTGCATCGTTATCGCGAGCTGCGCGAAGAAGGGCTCCCGCTCGATCGCGCGATCGAGAAGCTGGTGTCGACGACCGGGCGCGCGCTGCTCTCGGGCTCGATGACGAACGCGGGCGTGTTCGCGGTGATCGCGGCCGCGCAGTTCCGCGGGTTCAGCGAGTTCGGTCTGATCGCGTCGGTCGGTCTGCTGCTCACGCTCGTCGCGACGTTGCTCGGCATGCCCGCGCTGCTCGTGATCGGCGAGCGCGTCGCGCCGATGAAGATGCGCGCCGCGCCCGACGACGCGAAGCCGCCGCTCCGCGTGCCCGCCGCGCTGCGATGGATCGTCGTGATCGCGATCCCGATCGCCGCGATCGCGGGCGCGACGTTGATCGCGCGCGGCGACGTGCGCTTCGACGGCAACTGGCGCCTGCTCGCGGGCGACAGCGACGCGACGCGCTTCGGCGAGTACCTGCGGCACCAGCTCTCGGGACGCTTCAACGCGGCCGTGCTGTGGGTGCCCGACGACGCGGATCTTCCGCGCGTCGAAGAGGTGATCGACTCGGTGCGCGAGGCGCGCACCGCGCGCGGAGAGCCCTTCGACGTGGTCGAGGTCGCGACGCTCGCGGACGTGTTCCCGTCGCCCGAGGCGCAGGCGCGACGCGCCGCGCTCGCACAGGATCTCGGCGCGCAGCTGCGGCGCATCCGCCCCGCGATGCTCGACGACGCGGGCCGCGCGCGGCTCGAAGAAGGCCTCGCGCTGGTGGAGAGCGCGCGACCGTTCTCGCTCGACGAGATGCCGTACTCGGTGGTCGGTCATCTCCTGACGTCGGACGGGCGCGGATCGATCGTGCACGTGCGCGCCGCGGAGACCGACGACGCCGACACCGGCGTCCTCGTCGCGTGGGCCGCGCAGGCGCGCGAGATCGCGGCGGCCTTCGTGGGCGCGGGCGTCGACGCGCCGATGCTCAGCGAGAACTGGATCGCCGGCGAGATCTTCGAGCGCATCGCGCACGACGGACGCTTCCTGGTGATCGGCACCGTGCTCGCAGTGTTCGTGGTGCTGCTCCTCGACTTCCGCCGCCCGTTCGCGGCCGCCGCGGTGCTGAGCTCGGTGCTGCTCGGCGTCGTCGCGATGGCGGTGGGGCTCTGGCTCGCGGGCGTGCAGCTCAACTTCATGAACGCCGCGATCCTCCCGGTGTGCGTGAGCATCTCGCTCGACAACGCGATCCACGTCTACCACCGGTGGCGCGAGGGCGGGCCGGGCTCGATCCCGATCGTCCTGCGCCACACCACGATGGCGAACCTGCTCGCGTCGGCGACGAACCTGCTCGGCTTCGCGGCGCTCGTGCTGACGCACCACGCCGGGCTGCGCTCGGTCGCGTACCTCGCGATCATCGGAGTCACCTCGACCTACCTGTCGACGACGGTGTGGTTCCCGATGGTGCTCGCGACGATCGACGCGTGGTCCGCGAAGACGAAGCGCGGTTGA
- a CDS encoding trypsin-like peptidase domain-containing protein has protein sequence MRRAPIAVLALLALLLVSASPARAQDLSDEVTERAVRAAVRIQVDVPGGSSTGSGTIIDPRGYVLTNFHVVGFVRHGSGGSPGQFLGDGQHVQIATVNSDRDTARTRWIGRIVRADVRMDLALVRIVAQADGSPVPEGTTFPAMEMAATAELRPGASVWCFGFPLGVRTINVTGGHITGFQMNTRGEVAWIRSDAEFNPGNSGGMLVDRGGRIVAVPTAVVSGSDTLEPIEVARPVERVPSEWREALARGPIDDVRVGGLLALTAGTEHADESVGDGAALDAPEVHYYTLPPDRPLQITVAPRFPIGLIAPNGRPLREAEGAMAVLPSDPPGSLFAVLVPRADDGSTVQLRVRLERPVAQPYAGAQPYGGPQPYSGVLQPRTGPQPYGAPQQQVIPPGSVMVRGRMVDARTGMPVQGMVLIGQPGVDLQQHVALFLAGRLTDAQFQSRLVASARTDANGFYELRGVPRGSYPGAGMSTGYRPATLTLTIRPTDALVIDVNPIQMAR, from the coding sequence ATGCGACGGGCCCCGATCGCCGTTCTCGCGCTCCTCGCCCTCCTGCTGGTCTCCGCGAGCCCAGCGCGCGCGCAGGATCTCTCCGATGAAGTGACCGAGCGCGCGGTGCGCGCCGCGGTGCGCATCCAGGTCGACGTCCCGGGCGGATCGTCGACCGGCTCGGGGACGATCATCGATCCGCGCGGGTACGTGCTCACGAACTTCCACGTCGTCGGGTTCGTGCGACACGGCAGCGGGGGCTCGCCCGGACAGTTCCTCGGCGACGGACAGCACGTGCAGATCGCGACGGTCAATTCCGATCGCGACACCGCGCGCACCCGCTGGATCGGGCGCATCGTGCGGGCCGACGTGCGGATGGACCTCGCGCTGGTCCGCATCGTCGCGCAGGCCGATGGCTCGCCGGTCCCCGAGGGCACCACGTTCCCCGCGATGGAGATGGCGGCGACCGCCGAGCTGCGTCCGGGCGCGAGCGTCTGGTGCTTCGGCTTCCCGCTCGGCGTCCGCACCATCAACGTCACCGGCGGTCACATCACCGGGTTCCAGATGAACACGCGCGGCGAGGTCGCGTGGATCCGCAGCGACGCGGAGTTCAATCCGGGCAACTCGGGCGGGATGCTCGTCGATCGCGGAGGCCGCATCGTCGCGGTGCCCACCGCGGTCGTGAGCGGCAGCGACACGCTCGAGCCGATCGAGGTCGCGCGCCCGGTGGAGCGCGTGCCGAGCGAGTGGCGCGAAGCGCTCGCGCGCGGACCGATCGACGACGTGCGCGTCGGTGGCCTGCTCGCGCTCACCGCGGGCACCGAGCACGCCGACGAGAGCGTGGGCGACGGCGCCGCGCTCGACGCGCCCGAGGTCCACTACTACACGCTGCCGCCCGATCGCCCGCTCCAGATCACCGTCGCGCCGCGCTTCCCGATCGGGCTGATCGCGCCGAACGGCCGCCCGCTGCGCGAGGCCGAGGGCGCGATGGCGGTGCTGCCGAGCGATCCGCCGGGCTCGCTCTTCGCGGTGCTGGTGCCGCGCGCCGACGACGGATCGACGGTGCAGCTCCGCGTGCGCCTCGAGCGTCCGGTCGCGCAGCCGTATGCGGGCGCGCAGCCCTACGGTGGTCCGCAGCCGTACTCGGGCGTGCTGCAGCCGCGCACCGGTCCGCAGCCGTACGGCGCGCCGCAGCAGCAGGTGATCCCGCCGGGCTCGGTGATGGTGCGAGGGCGGATGGTCGACGCGCGCACCGGGATGCCGGTGCAGGGCATGGTGCTGATCGGGCAGCCCGGCGTGGATCTGCAGCAGCACGTCGCGCTCTTCCTCGCGGGGCGGCTCACCGACGCGCAGTTCCAGTCGCGGCTCGTCGCGAGCGCGCGCACCGATGCCAACGGGTTCTACGAGCTGCGCGGGGTGCCGCGTGGGTCGTATCCCGGCGCCGGCATGAGCACCGGATATCGACCTGCGACGCTCACGCTCACGATCCGTCCGACCGACGCGCTCGTGATCGACGTGAACCCGATCCAGATGGCGCGCTGA